The DNA region ATGTTCGCGGGCTCGTGTATCGGAGTTATCTGCCTCGTGCTGATCCTCGAGTTCCTACGACGAGTCGGCAGGGAATACGATGCGTTCATCGTGAAGAGGGCGAGATTACGCTCCAAATTCCTCTCCCCTTCTACAGCCGGAGCCGCTGGCGGCGGCAAATCCTCGCCCTCGTCGTCGAACTCGAACTTGACGTCCGCTctacaccaacaacaacaatctCAGAACCAACAAGATACAAAAACAACCACACCAAACCCACCTGTCGCAGTCTCAGCGCCAGTCCCGTCAAGAGATGCAGGAATAATCCGCCCAACACTCATCGAGCAACTGATCCGCGCGCTGCTGCACATGCTGCAGTTTGCCGTGGCGTATTT from Aspergillus chevalieri M1 DNA, chromosome 2, nearly complete sequence includes:
- the CTR3 gene encoding high-affinity Cu transporter CTR3 (COG:P;~EggNog:ENOG410PP94;~InterPro:IPR007274;~PFAM:PF04145;~TransMembrane:3 (n10-18c26/27o72-91i182-202o208-226i);~go_component: GO:0016021 - integral component of membrane [Evidence IEA];~go_function: GO:0005375 - copper ion transmembrane transporter activity [Evidence IEA];~go_process: GO:0035434 - copper ion transmembrane transport [Evidence IEA]), yielding MDMDMSMTMSSTATASSAMSSSTSMSGDMGGMDMGGMDMDMGTGSCKVSMLWNWNTIDACFLAKSWHITSRGMFAGSCIGVICLVLILEFLRRVGREYDAFIVKRARLRSKFLSPSTAGAAGGGKSSPSSSNSNLTSALHQQQQSQNQQDTKTTTPNPPVAVSAPVPSRDAGIIRPTLIEQLIRALLHMLQFAVAYFIMLLAMYFNGYIIICIFIGAFLGAFIFSWEPLGLAENENDATAVTGCCG